A region from the Corynebacterium halotolerans YIM 70093 = DSM 44683 genome encodes:
- a CDS encoding phospholipase D-like domain-containing protein, with the protein MRPTRLESRQAPKRALLNAGFLAAGTTFAVPAVAAASVVTLDLVKQFGRRGRKAPRPGSFHSRVEESEMKIYTDGSSLYDDMIGAIDSARDSILMEAYIWKNDEVGQRFIDAFNAAAQRGVEVYLIYDGFANLVVPDSFYRQFSEKIHVFRLPVIRRRFWKGPLRYTGVNHSKILVVDDSTAFVGGYNIGSLYARQWRDTHLRVTGPGVWGLRQSFVRVWNEDRDPEEQIDWIPPHGWDPEIRVAANLPVQLVYPIRNMYLQAFERARDHIWVTTPYFIPDQQILRVLTEAAERGVDVRVMVPEDSNHVLADWVSRGFFGQLLDAGISILLYTTSMTHSKIATVDGEWSTVGTANIDRLSLTFNYETNVEIIDPGFAAEMEKIFQSDAEHCEVLSSPEWRDRHPVARATEAALVPLRPLL; encoded by the coding sequence ATGCGCCCCACCCGGCTGGAATCCCGTCAGGCCCCCAAGCGCGCTTTGCTCAACGCAGGCTTTCTCGCGGCCGGAACCACCTTCGCGGTTCCGGCCGTCGCCGCCGCCTCCGTGGTGACTCTGGATCTGGTGAAGCAGTTCGGTCGCAGGGGACGCAAGGCACCCCGTCCGGGCAGCTTCCACTCGCGGGTGGAGGAATCGGAGATGAAGATCTACACGGACGGTTCCTCGCTCTACGACGACATGATCGGGGCCATCGACTCCGCCCGGGACTCCATCCTGATGGAAGCCTATATCTGGAAGAACGATGAGGTCGGGCAGCGATTCATTGACGCGTTCAACGCGGCCGCCCAGCGTGGGGTGGAGGTGTACCTCATCTATGACGGGTTCGCCAATCTGGTTGTGCCTGACTCCTTCTACCGCCAGTTCTCGGAGAAGATCCACGTCTTCCGCCTGCCCGTCATCCGCAGAAGGTTCTGGAAGGGTCCGTTGCGCTACACCGGGGTCAACCACTCCAAGATTCTGGTGGTCGACGATTCCACCGCGTTCGTGGGCGGGTACAACATCGGCTCCCTCTATGCCCGGCAGTGGCGTGACACCCACCTGCGCGTGACCGGGCCCGGCGTGTGGGGACTGCGCCAATCGTTCGTGAGGGTCTGGAATGAGGACCGCGACCCTGAGGAGCAGATCGACTGGATTCCTCCGCACGGCTGGGACCCGGAGATCCGGGTGGCAGCGAATCTGCCGGTGCAGCTGGTCTACCCCATCCGCAACATGTACCTGCAGGCGTTCGAAAGGGCACGTGACCACATCTGGGTCACCACCCCCTATTTCATCCCGGATCAGCAGATCCTCCGGGTCCTGACCGAGGCGGCCGAGCGGGGCGTCGATGTCCGCGTCATGGTGCCGGAGGACTCCAACCACGTGCTGGCCGACTGGGTGTCCCGCGGCTTCTTCGGACAGTTGCTCGACGCCGGAATCTCCATTCTCCTCTACACCACCAGCATGACGCATTCGAAGATAGCCACGGTCGACGGGGAATGGTCCACGGTGGGCACCGCCAACATCGACCGGTTGTCACTGACCTTCAACTACGAGACCAATGTCGAGATCATCGATCCCGGGTTCGCCGCGGAGATGGAGAAGATCTTCCAGAGCGACGCCGAGCATTGTGAGGTGCTCAGTTCACCTGAGTGGCGCGACCGTCACCCTGTGGCGAGGGCGACGGAGGCGGCCCTCGTGCCCCTGCGACCGCTGCTGTGA
- a CDS encoding proline--tRNA ligase gives MITRLSSLFLRTLREDPADAEVPSHKLLVRAGFIRRAAPGVYSWLPLGLRTLRKIEDVVREEMTAIGGQELLFPALLPREPYETTGRWTEYGDDLFRLKDRRDVDMLLGPTHEEMFTSTVKDMYSSYKDFPVTLFQIQTKYRDEARPRAGILRGREFVMKDSYSFDMSDAGLDESYAQHRAAYQRVFDRLGIEYVICQATSGAMGGSASEEFLAVSPTGEDTFVRSTDGSYAANVEAVVTQPGVEKPIEGQPEAVEHDTPDAETIETLVDWANSAGVTVDGRAVTAADTLKCIVAKVTGPGAEEPELLGVLVPGDREVDMKRLEASLEPAAVELASDEDFAKSSFLVKGYVGPRGLAANGVRVLADPRVVSGTSWITGADAKNRHVVGLVAGRDFTPDGHIEAAEVREGDPAPEGQGSLTLARGIEIGHIFQLGRKYTEAFDVQILDENGKRAVPTMGSYGIGVSRLMAVLAEQNHDDKGLNWPVEVAPYQVHVAVANKDAAAMEAGDKLVNELDAVGIEVLFDDRPKVSPGVKFKDAELLGVPFAAILGRSFADGIIELRIRGGETLEVPADEIVARLKELVRG, from the coding sequence ATGATCACTCGTCTGTCCTCGCTTTTCCTGCGCACCCTGCGGGAAGACCCCGCTGATGCGGAAGTTCCCAGCCACAAGCTGCTGGTCCGGGCCGGTTTCATCCGTCGTGCCGCCCCCGGTGTGTACTCCTGGCTCCCGCTGGGGCTGCGCACGCTGCGCAAGATCGAGGACGTCGTGCGCGAGGAGATGACCGCGATCGGCGGCCAGGAGCTGCTCTTCCCGGCGCTGCTGCCGCGCGAGCCCTACGAGACGACGGGCCGGTGGACCGAGTACGGCGACGACCTGTTCCGGCTCAAGGACCGCCGCGACGTCGACATGCTGCTCGGCCCCACCCACGAGGAGATGTTCACCTCCACGGTCAAGGACATGTACTCCTCGTACAAGGACTTCCCGGTCACGCTGTTCCAGATCCAGACGAAGTACCGGGACGAGGCGCGCCCCCGCGCCGGCATCCTGCGCGGCCGCGAGTTCGTGATGAAGGACTCCTATTCCTTCGACATGTCCGACGCCGGCCTCGACGAGTCCTACGCGCAGCACCGCGCCGCCTACCAGCGCGTCTTCGACCGTCTCGGCATCGAGTACGTGATCTGCCAGGCCACCTCCGGCGCCATGGGCGGCTCGGCCTCCGAGGAGTTCCTGGCCGTCAGTCCGACCGGTGAGGACACCTTCGTGCGTTCCACCGACGGCTCCTACGCCGCCAACGTCGAGGCCGTGGTGACGCAGCCGGGCGTCGAGAAGCCGATCGAGGGGCAGCCGGAGGCCGTCGAGCACGACACCCCGGACGCCGAGACGATCGAGACCCTGGTGGACTGGGCCAACAGTGCCGGCGTCACCGTCGACGGCCGCGCGGTCACCGCCGCGGACACGCTCAAGTGCATCGTCGCGAAGGTCACCGGGCCCGGCGCGGAGGAGCCCGAACTGCTGGGCGTGCTCGTGCCCGGCGACCGCGAGGTCGACATGAAGCGGCTCGAGGCATCCCTGGAGCCGGCGGCCGTGGAGCTGGCCTCCGACGAGGACTTCGCCAAGAGCTCTTTCCTGGTCAAGGGCTACGTCGGCCCGCGCGGTCTGGCCGCCAACGGGGTGCGCGTGCTCGCCGACCCGCGCGTGGTGTCCGGTACCTCCTGGATCACGGGTGCCGACGCGAAGAACCGCCACGTCGTCGGCCTGGTCGCCGGCCGTGACTTCACCCCGGACGGCCACATCGAGGCCGCCGAGGTCCGCGAGGGGGATCCGGCGCCGGAGGGCCAGGGCAGCCTGACGCTGGCGCGTGGTATCGAGATCGGCCACATCTTCCAGCTCGGCCGCAAGTACACCGAGGCCTTCGACGTCCAGATCCTCGACGAGAACGGCAAGCGCGCCGTCCCGACGATGGGCTCCTACGGCATCGGCGTCTCCCGCCTCATGGCGGTGCTCGCCGAGCAGAACCACGACGACAAGGGCCTGAACTGGCCGGTCGAGGTCGCCCCGTACCAGGTGCACGTGGCCGTGGCGAACAAGGACGCCGCCGCCATGGAGGCCGGCGATAAACTGGTCAACGAGCTCGACGCCGTCGGCATCGAGGTGCTTTTCGACGACCGCCCCAAGGTCAGCCCCGGCGTGAAGTTCAAGGACGCCGAACTGCTGGGCGTGCCGTTCGCCGCCATCCTCGGCCGTTCCTTCGCCGACGGGATCATCGAGCTGCGCATCCGCGGCGGCGAGACCCTCGAGGTCCCGGCCGACGAGATCGTGGCCAGGCTCAAGGAGCTGGTCCGCGGGTAG
- the yaaA gene encoding peroxide stress protein YaaA, producing MLIVLPPSETKAFGGDGPALSWDRLSFPGLTDVRRRIAGDLLALPPEEMQSALGLSDRLFHEVEANLALPDSPTMPAIHRYTGVLYDALDAATLHDAALSRLAVGSALFGVVGAGDPIPHYRLSGGTKLPTSDGATPTMKARWGRTITEALSDFDGLVVDLRSGAYQQLGKVPAAVTVRVESVQEDGSRKVVSHFNKHYKGKLARVLAQADRDAADASGVAEIARGTGLTVEENGGTELTLVV from the coding sequence ATGCTCATCGTGCTTCCCCCGTCCGAGACCAAGGCCTTCGGTGGTGACGGCCCCGCCCTCAGCTGGGACCGGCTGAGTTTCCCGGGACTCACCGACGTCCGCCGGCGGATCGCCGGTGACCTGCTGGCCCTGCCGCCGGAGGAGATGCAGTCCGCCCTGGGGCTGAGTGACCGGCTGTTCCATGAGGTGGAGGCGAATCTCGCGCTGCCGGATTCGCCCACGATGCCGGCCATCCACCGCTACACCGGCGTGCTCTACGACGCCCTGGACGCGGCCACGCTCCACGACGCCGCGTTGTCCCGCCTGGCCGTCGGCTCCGCGCTGTTCGGGGTCGTCGGCGCCGGCGACCCCATCCCCCACTACCGGCTGTCCGGCGGCACGAAACTGCCGACGTCCGACGGCGCGACACCGACGATGAAGGCCCGGTGGGGTCGGACGATCACCGAGGCGCTCTCGGACTTCGACGGGCTGGTGGTGGATCTGCGCTCCGGTGCGTACCAGCAGCTGGGGAAGGTGCCGGCGGCCGTGACGGTACGGGTGGAGTCGGTGCAGGAGGACGGCTCGCGCAAGGTGGTCAGCCACTTCAACAAGCACTACAAGGGCAAGCTGGCGCGGGTGTTGGCACAGGCCGACCGGGACGCCGCCGACGCGTCCGGTGTCGCCGAGATCGCCCGTGGCACCGGGCTGACCGTCGAGGAGAACGGCGGCACCGAACTGACGCTGGTGGTCTGA
- a CDS encoding DUF1648 domain-containing protein: MTTPDPRIPGYPQRLILTSLGVLALGFVILAANWPFIPDPVPVHFSADGPDRWEPKTWWSVTFLRWGELGVLALFAGIAALGAAAHRSMPVDPARGGVPAPFSRSLADRLAYQLGHLGRGLGVLGLILSAGMTYAAVATTIPAFGAHLTASIVVILLGPLGGGLVLVVLAVRAMFRSRELFPPDEDEKARHEFLGAGPATAPPGGGRSTPHLRRTPRP, encoded by the coding sequence GTGACCACCCCTGACCCGCGCATTCCCGGCTACCCCCAGCGCTTGATCCTGACCTCCCTGGGTGTCCTCGCCCTGGGCTTCGTGATCCTGGCGGCGAACTGGCCGTTCATCCCGGATCCCGTGCCGGTCCACTTCAGCGCGGACGGGCCCGACCGGTGGGAGCCGAAGACGTGGTGGTCGGTGACCTTCCTGCGCTGGGGCGAACTCGGGGTTCTGGCCCTGTTCGCCGGTATCGCCGCCCTGGGGGCCGCGGCCCACCGGTCGATGCCGGTGGACCCGGCGCGCGGTGGGGTGCCCGCCCCATTCTCCCGATCCCTGGCCGACCGGCTCGCCTACCAGCTCGGCCACCTAGGCCGGGGTCTGGGCGTCCTCGGTCTCATCCTGTCCGCGGGGATGACGTATGCCGCGGTGGCCACGACGATTCCGGCGTTCGGGGCGCACCTGACGGCGTCGATCGTGGTGATTCTGCTCGGGCCGCTCGGCGGTGGTCTGGTCCTGGTGGTGCTGGCCGTCCGGGCGATGTTCCGCTCCCGCGAACTGTTCCCGCCCGACGAGGACGAGAAGGCCCGGCACGAGTTCCTCGGCGCAGGTCCCGCTACCGCACCGCCCGGCGGCGGACGATCAACGCCGCACCTGCGGCGAACACCGCGACCGTGA
- a CDS encoding ATP-binding cassette domain-containing protein, with protein sequence MLTVERLTKTYRGHNAVRDLSFTVPDGQVTGFLGPNGSGKSTTMRMCVGLETPTSGTATFDGQAFRGLRHPSRVVGTLLDATWFHPGRTARAHLAAMAALAGLPTSRVDEVLDRVGILQVAQRKVGGYSLGMKQRLGLACALLGDPAHILLDEPVNGLDPEGVHWMRDQIRQFAAEGRAVLVSSHLLSEMALTADRLVVIGRGELIGSGTVEEFVGAAGSGTVEAEVSDPTTLVAALAGQGIAAEREGDTVTVTDTAVTTTLIGELCLDHRIVIRSLTRATPSLEEAFLGATADAVEYRAV encoded by the coding sequence ATGCTCACAGTCGAACGCCTCACCAAGACCTACCGCGGCCACAACGCCGTCCGCGACCTGTCCTTCACAGTCCCCGACGGGCAGGTGACCGGCTTCCTCGGCCCCAATGGTTCCGGCAAGTCCACCACCATGCGCATGTGCGTCGGGCTCGAGACACCGACCTCGGGCACAGCCACCTTCGACGGCCAGGCGTTCCGGGGCCTGCGCCACCCCTCGCGTGTCGTCGGCACGCTGCTCGACGCCACCTGGTTCCACCCCGGCCGCACCGCGCGCGCCCACCTGGCCGCGATGGCGGCCCTGGCCGGCCTGCCGACCTCCCGCGTCGACGAGGTGCTCGACCGGGTCGGCATCCTGCAGGTCGCCCAGCGCAAGGTGGGCGGCTACTCGCTCGGGATGAAACAGCGGCTCGGTCTGGCGTGCGCCCTGCTGGGTGACCCGGCGCACATCCTCCTCGACGAACCGGTCAACGGGCTCGACCCGGAGGGGGTGCACTGGATGCGCGACCAGATCCGGCAGTTCGCCGCCGAGGGCAGGGCCGTGCTGGTCTCCTCCCATCTGCTGTCCGAGATGGCCCTGACCGCCGACCGCCTCGTGGTGATCGGCCGGGGTGAACTCATCGGCTCCGGCACAGTGGAGGAGTTCGTCGGGGCCGCGGGATCCGGAACGGTCGAAGCCGAGGTGAGCGATCCGACCACCCTCGTCGCCGCCCTCGCCGGGCAGGGAATTGCCGCCGAACGGGAGGGCGACACCGTCACGGTCACCGACACCGCGGTCACCACCACCCTCATCGGCGAGCTCTGCCTGGACCACCGCATCGTCATCCGTTCCCTGACCCGCGCCACCCCCAGCCTCGAGGAGGCGTTCCTCGGCGCCACCGCCGACGCCGTCGAATACCGCGCGGTCTGA
- a CDS encoding response regulator — MIRVGLVDDQPLVRAGFAMLIGSQDDMAVRWQAGDGAEVPSQEPVDVVLMDVQMPGMDGITATRRLLSGDDHVKVIMLTTFDDGEFVSGAIDAGASGFLLKDAQPEELLDAIRLVHRGDAVLAPRVTAQVLRTLRAPRPGGSGVTRDERSLAELTPREHEVLRLIALGYSNEEIAGAEFVSMATVKTHVRHILMKTSSRDRVHAVLFAYRTGLVDTAELLDHPQG, encoded by the coding sequence ATGATCCGGGTGGGACTCGTCGACGACCAACCCCTGGTGCGCGCCGGCTTCGCCATGCTCATCGGCTCCCAGGACGACATGGCGGTGAGGTGGCAGGCCGGTGACGGCGCCGAGGTCCCGTCCCAGGAGCCGGTCGACGTCGTGCTCATGGACGTGCAGATGCCCGGCATGGACGGCATCACCGCCACCCGCCGACTGTTGTCCGGTGACGACCACGTGAAGGTGATCATGCTGACCACCTTCGACGACGGCGAGTTCGTCTCGGGCGCGATCGACGCCGGCGCCAGCGGCTTCCTGCTCAAGGATGCCCAGCCGGAGGAGCTGCTCGACGCCATCCGCCTCGTCCACCGCGGCGACGCTGTCCTCGCCCCGCGGGTCACCGCCCAGGTCCTGCGTACCCTGCGCGCGCCCCGCCCGGGCGGCTCCGGCGTTACCCGTGACGAGCGCTCCCTGGCCGAGCTCACGCCCCGGGAGCACGAGGTTCTGCGGCTGATCGCCCTCGGATACAGCAATGAAGAGATCGCCGGGGCCGAATTCGTCTCGATGGCCACCGTCAAGACCCACGTGCGCCACATCCTGATGAAGACGAGCTCCCGCGACCGCGTCCACGCGGTGCTCTTCGCCTACCGCACCGGCCTGGTCGACACCGCCGAACTGCTGGATCATCCCCAGGGCTGA
- a CDS encoding sensor histidine kinase, whose product MTKLRWPTNWVGSPFRVLMIVGIAVSTTGTYRAADHLDAPAAVIITVVTAALLLHPRKPDAAIGVVAVALTVAAFLPDLRGSVQVSVPVFYATYLVSAYSHARLRPVWLVWLLAGTGLVVGGDVAFMQTGTAAQHPGLIVAVLVAGVWLVLGFFWMVGLQIRRRRSDYRALQEKAELAGVVERTRIAREMHDIVAHSLSGVIALADGARFAAAKDPQVAVDTLATISDTSRQALKQMRGLLSVLREDTGRDLQAAPGAAELGALIDDARRSGLDVRVTGLAEIPAELPTLNQFTLYRIIQEMLTNMLRHASEPMGTIGVTVKGKNLTVRASNPAVEPPGDTAGFGLVGMRERGRAHGGRLRQELRAGRFTVTAEVPA is encoded by the coding sequence ATGACGAAACTGCGCTGGCCGACGAACTGGGTCGGCAGCCCGTTCCGGGTGCTGATGATCGTGGGGATCGCAGTGAGCACCACCGGCACCTACCGGGCCGCCGACCATCTCGACGCCCCGGCGGCGGTGATCATCACGGTGGTCACGGCGGCGTTACTGCTGCACCCCCGGAAGCCGGACGCCGCGATCGGAGTGGTCGCCGTCGCGTTGACCGTGGCAGCGTTCCTGCCGGATCTCCGCGGCTCCGTCCAGGTCTCCGTGCCGGTGTTCTACGCCACCTATCTGGTCAGCGCCTACTCGCACGCCCGCCTGCGGCCGGTGTGGTTGGTCTGGCTGCTGGCCGGTACCGGATTGGTCGTTGGCGGTGATGTCGCGTTCATGCAGACCGGGACCGCCGCGCAGCATCCGGGGCTTATCGTGGCCGTGCTGGTGGCGGGGGTGTGGCTGGTCCTCGGCTTCTTCTGGATGGTCGGCCTCCAGATCCGCCGCCGTCGCTCCGACTACCGGGCGCTGCAGGAGAAGGCCGAGCTGGCGGGCGTGGTGGAGCGCACCCGCATCGCCCGCGAGATGCACGACATCGTCGCCCACAGCCTCTCCGGCGTCATCGCGCTGGCCGACGGCGCGCGTTTCGCGGCGGCGAAGGACCCACAGGTGGCCGTCGACACCCTGGCGACGATCTCGGACACCTCCCGCCAGGCGCTCAAGCAGATGCGGGGGCTGTTGTCCGTGCTGCGCGAGGACACCGGGCGCGACCTCCAGGCCGCGCCGGGCGCCGCCGAACTCGGCGCCCTCATCGACGACGCCCGCCGTTCCGGCCTCGACGTCCGCGTCACCGGGCTGGCGGAGATCCCGGCGGAGCTGCCCACCCTCAACCAGTTCACTCTCTACCGGATCATCCAGGAGATGCTGACCAACATGCTGCGCCACGCCAGCGAACCCATGGGCACTATCGGCGTCACAGTCAAGGGTAAAAACCTGACTGTCAGGGCGAGCAATCCCGCTGTCGAGCCACCCGGCGACACCGCCGGATTCGGGCTCGTCGGCATGCGCGAGCGGGGGCGGGCCCACGGCGGCCGACTCCGGCAAGAGCTGCGCGCCGGGCGGTTCACCGTCACCGCGGAGGTGCCGGCATGA
- the cobA gene encoding uroporphyrinogen-III C-methyltransferase — MSAPSPRTDLHPHPTDTSATGLPGVTLVGGGPGAWDLITVRGMHALQAADVILTDHLGPTGELAKLCDTGSKEIIDVSKLPYGRQVAQEKTNQLIVEHARAGKRVVRLKGGDPYVFGRGFEELVVCRAAGVPCEIVPGVTSAVSVPAAAGIPITQRGVVHSFTVVSGHLPPGHPKSLVNWGALAKAGGTISVIMGVRNAAAIADALLAAEMPADTPAVVIQEGTTDAQRAFRCTLGTLAETMADNQVGSPAVYVIGDVAGL, encoded by the coding sequence ATGAGCGCCCCGAGCCCCCGCACCGACCTGCACCCGCACCCCACCGACACGTCCGCAACCGGCCTGCCCGGCGTGACCCTGGTCGGCGGCGGCCCTGGCGCGTGGGACCTGATCACCGTGCGTGGGATGCACGCCCTCCAGGCGGCCGACGTCATCCTCACCGACCACCTGGGACCGACGGGCGAGCTCGCCAAGCTCTGCGACACCGGCTCAAAGGAGATCATCGACGTCTCCAAGCTGCCCTACGGTCGGCAGGTGGCCCAGGAGAAGACGAATCAGCTCATCGTCGAGCATGCCCGCGCCGGAAAGCGCGTCGTCCGGCTCAAGGGTGGTGACCCGTACGTCTTCGGCCGCGGCTTCGAGGAGCTGGTCGTCTGCCGCGCGGCGGGTGTCCCGTGCGAGATCGTTCCCGGCGTGACCAGTGCGGTCTCCGTCCCCGCAGCGGCCGGCATCCCGATCACCCAGCGTGGGGTGGTCCACTCCTTCACGGTCGTCTCCGGGCACCTGCCGCCCGGACACCCGAAGTCCCTGGTGAACTGGGGCGCCCTCGCCAAGGCCGGCGGCACCATCTCGGTGATCATGGGCGTGCGCAACGCCGCGGCCATCGCCGACGCCCTCCTGGCCGCTGAGATGCCCGCGGACACTCCGGCCGTGGTGATCCAGGAGGGCACCACAGACGCTCAGCGGGCCTTCCGCTGCACCCTCGGCACGCTGGCCGAGACGATGGCGGACAACCAGGTGGGATCCCCTGCCGTCTACGTCATCGGGGACGTCGCGGGATTGTAG
- a CDS encoding protein adenylyltransferase SelO, giving the protein MSTQTQLSARFADTFPELAVPWRSEEAPDPRLVVLNDALATELGLDPEWLRTPDGVAFLLGRDVPEDARPVAQGYAGHQFGQFVPRLGDGRALLLGEVTDHDGRVRDIHLKGSGPTPFSRGGDGRAVLGPMLREYLVSEAVHALGVPTTRSLAVITTGRKVQRTRVESGALLVRVAASHLRVGSFQYARLIDGSRGGDGEELDVTRRLADAAIDRHHPQARGAEQPYLALFESVMDAQASLVAQWMRLGFIHGVMNTDNTTISGETIDYGPCAFMDAFNPDTVYSSIDAQGRYAYRNQPAIIGWNLARFAETLLPLIDDNVEQAAATLQPVMNSFSDRYRAAWLRETSRSLGLPTTDISPDQEKLIDDLIGLLTEHQPDLTRFNRLLAETASVDQVDDAPVLRMFTAPGDITAWLKRWLAMSPDREAMKRVNPIYVPRNHLVEEALKAAEDGEMAPFLRLLDAVTSPFERHGRFSKLEYPAPEDFGRYVTYCGT; this is encoded by the coding sequence ATGAGCACGCAGACTCAGCTGTCCGCCCGCTTCGCCGACACTTTCCCCGAACTCGCCGTGCCCTGGCGCTCCGAGGAGGCCCCCGACCCGCGGCTCGTCGTCCTCAACGACGCCCTGGCCACCGAGCTGGGCCTCGACCCGGAGTGGTTGCGCACGCCGGACGGGGTGGCCTTCCTCCTCGGCCGGGACGTCCCCGAGGACGCCCGCCCCGTGGCGCAGGGCTACGCCGGCCACCAGTTCGGCCAGTTCGTCCCCCGCCTGGGTGACGGGCGCGCCCTCCTGCTCGGCGAAGTCACCGACCACGACGGGCGGGTGCGCGACATCCACCTCAAGGGCTCCGGCCCGACCCCCTTCTCCCGCGGCGGCGACGGCCGCGCCGTGCTCGGCCCCATGCTGCGCGAGTACCTGGTCAGCGAGGCCGTCCACGCCCTCGGGGTGCCGACGACCCGCTCACTGGCCGTGATCACGACCGGCCGGAAGGTGCAGCGCACCCGGGTCGAGTCCGGCGCGCTGCTCGTCCGCGTCGCCGCCAGCCATCTGCGCGTGGGCTCCTTCCAGTACGCCCGGCTCATCGACGGCAGCCGTGGCGGGGACGGTGAGGAGCTCGACGTCACCAGGCGGCTCGCCGACGCCGCGATCGACCGCCATCACCCGCAGGCCCGCGGGGCCGAGCAGCCCTACCTGGCGCTGTTCGAGTCGGTGATGGACGCCCAGGCGAGCCTGGTGGCGCAGTGGATGCGGCTGGGATTCATCCACGGGGTGATGAACACGGACAACACCACCATCTCCGGCGAGACCATCGACTACGGCCCGTGCGCGTTCATGGACGCCTTCAACCCGGACACGGTCTACAGCTCCATCGACGCCCAGGGTCGTTACGCCTACAGGAACCAGCCGGCGATCATCGGCTGGAATCTCGCCCGCTTCGCCGAAACTCTGCTGCCGCTCATCGACGACAACGTCGAGCAGGCGGCGGCAACGCTCCAGCCGGTGATGAACTCCTTCAGCGATCGCTACCGGGCGGCGTGGCTGCGCGAGACCTCCCGTTCGCTGGGCCTGCCGACCACCGACATCTCCCCCGACCAGGAGAAGCTCATCGATGACCTGATCGGGCTGCTCACCGAGCATCAGCCGGATCTGACCAGGTTCAACCGGCTGCTGGCCGAGACCGCCTCAGTGGACCAGGTGGACGACGCCCCGGTGCTGCGCATGTTCACCGCCCCCGGCGACATCACCGCATGGTTGAAGCGCTGGCTGGCGATGAGCCCCGATCGCGAGGCGATGAAGCGCGTCAACCCGATCTACGTTCCGCGCAACCACCTCGTTGAGGAGGCGTTGAAAGCTGCCGAGGACGGCGAGATGGCACCGTTCCTGCGCCTTCTCGACGCCGTGACCTCACCGTTCGAACGCCACGGCCGGTTCTCGAAGCTCGAGTACCCGGCCCCGGAGGACTTCGGGCGGTACGTGACCTACTGCGGGACCTAG
- a CDS encoding VOC family protein: protein MQKIVPNLWFHRNAAEAAEFYRTAFPGTQLIDTTYYPQEGLPDFQRDFAGEVLTIDLEIAGFRFTLINAGDEFTPNPAISFMVAFDEHSDGDARQRLDETWEALGEGGTELMPLTEYPFSSYYGWMQDRYGVSWQLSLIDSTDGAGSRPSVYPSLLFGGAEQNRAAKAKERYLVAFPDSADGATALYSEQTGPAPEGAVMYTDFQLEGQWFAAMDSGVEQDFTFTPGISLLVNAADQAEIDQLWDQLSHVPEAEQCGWCTDEFGVSWQIAPENMNELMDRDGAYAKLMDMKKIEIDRF, encoded by the coding sequence ATGCAGAAGATCGTCCCCAACCTCTGGTTCCACCGGAACGCGGCCGAGGCCGCGGAGTTCTACCGCACCGCCTTTCCCGGCACCCAGCTCATCGACACCACCTATTACCCGCAGGAGGGGCTGCCGGATTTCCAGCGGGACTTCGCCGGCGAGGTGCTCACCATCGACCTCGAGATCGCCGGCTTCCGCTTCACTCTCATCAACGCGGGCGACGAGTTCACCCCGAACCCGGCGATCTCCTTCATGGTCGCCTTCGACGAGCACTCCGACGGCGACGCCCGGCAGCGGCTGGACGAGACCTGGGAGGCGCTGGGGGAGGGCGGCACCGAACTGATGCCGTTGACCGAGTACCCCTTCAGCTCCTACTACGGCTGGATGCAGGACCGCTACGGCGTGAGCTGGCAGCTCTCCCTCATCGACTCCACGGACGGGGCAGGCAGCCGGCCGAGCGTGTACCCCAGCCTGCTGTTCGGTGGGGCGGAGCAGAACCGGGCGGCCAAGGCGAAGGAACGCTACCTCGTCGCCTTCCCCGACTCCGCCGACGGCGCCACCGCGCTCTACTCCGAGCAGACCGGCCCCGCCCCCGAGGGCGCGGTGATGTACACCGACTTCCAGCTCGAAGGCCAGTGGTTCGCGGCCATGGACTCCGGGGTGGAGCAGGACTTCACCTTCACCCCGGGTATTTCTCTGCTCGTCAACGCGGCCGACCAGGCCGAGATCGACCAGCTGTGGGACCAGCTCTCCCACGTCCCCGAGGCCGAGCAGTGTGGGTGGTGCACCGACGAGTTCGGCGTGAGCTGGCAGATCGCGCCCGAGAACATGAATGAACTGATGGATCGCGACGGCGCCTACGCAAAGCTCATGGACATGAAGAAGATCGAGATCGACCGGTTCTAG